The region AAAAACACTGATAGCTGCACTTTAAAATTATGTACATCTTTCAAAAAAATAAAACAAAATGTATCAATTTGTTGAAAATCAGATATAAATCCTCATAAACCTGCTTGATTACAGCTGCTCGCGTCAACTTGTTGTAGAACTGTTGTATGACCAACAGCTCGCTGCCTTCCTGTCCCTTTATTCCTGGGCCCATGATTACCGACCCCCAGTTTTTTGTGGGCCGTAAAACAGAATTAGAGGCCATTACCTCCCGGATGACAGGCGCTCAACCAATCAGCATCAATATTGTGGGCAAAAGGAGTATCGGCAAATCTTCCCTGCTGTATCACTTTTTCCAGACTTACGAACAGCGAGTGCAGAATCCCAATCGTTATGTTGGGATTTACCTCGACCTTCAAAACTCACAGTGTCACGATGAGATAGATTTCTATCATGCCGTAGCCAGACAATTGTTCAATCAGCCCAAGGTGCGATCGCAACGAAGCTTAACCAGACCTTTTCAAGTTACATCCTTCGATCGTCAGGCATTTTCTGCTGTACTGGGAGAGTGGAAACGGCAGGGAGTTTTACCAGTACTTTGCTTAGATGAGTTTGAAGCTTTATTCCACCATCCCAAACAATTTGATGCCGGATTTTTCGATAATCTCCGCTTTTTAATTAATGGTAACAGTTTGATGCTAGTGGTAGCTTCGCACAGAAAACTCGATTTTTATGGCAAACGATATAATTTAACTTCTTCTTTCTTTAATTTAGCTTACGTACTGACTCTAGGGGAACTTACGGAAGAGGAAGCAAGAGAACTGGTAAGTTTACCTGCCAAAACAGGTGCCCCTGCTGCTTTGAGAAACGATGAGCAACGCCTCGCCAGACAGTGGGGTGGATGTCATCCTTATTTATTGCAATTAGCAGGTAGTTTGTTGTGGGAAGCGCGTCAGCAAAAGCAAAAAGTTGGTTGGGCAAAAGCTAAATTTGAACAACAAGCGCGTCGCATCCCTAAAGGTTTTTGGAACATTACTTCATCAGCAAAGTATTTTGGCAAAACTGTTAGCGGTATAGCACTCCTCATTTTGGTGGTTGCGGTTGTTGTAAGTTTGGTGAAACAGACGCAGGTTTTGGAGGCACTTCAAAAAGTCCTGGGCAAGTGGTGAGCGAACTAAAAATAGCAACAGTTTTGGTAGCAGGAAAGTCAACGGTTGTAAGATTCTGCCAAAAAGCCCTCATCGTTAAGTTTTAGTTTCTTTCTGTAGTACTGCCTGCAATATTTGCTTGCGAGCCAAAAGTTCCGTTGCAGTTTCCTTATCTACAGGCATAGAGATAAAGTACCCTTGCCCGAAATCGCATCCTAATTCTTGCAACTTCTGTAGCTGGAAAAGCGTTTCTATCCCTTCTGCTACTATATCCATACCTCGGCTGCGGGCAAGCGTAACAATGGTTTGCACAATTTGAGTATCATCTTTATCCGAAGCAATGCGACTCACAAAAGAGCGATCGATTTTTAAAGTATCAATGGGAAACTCGTGCAAGCGGCTTAAAGAAGAGTAGCCTGTACCAAAATCATCAATACATAAATTAATACCTAAAGCTTTTAGTTGCTTTAAAGTTTTTTCTTCCCAGTCTAAAGTTTCTAAAATACAACTTTCGGTAATTTCTAGTTTTAAAGATGTTATTGGTATCGCAGATTCGCGTAAAATTTCTTCTATTCGATGCAGCAGATCCACTTGTTTAATTTGCACGGCAGAAAAATTTACGTTAATTGCTAGGGGAGGTTTTTGGGGAAACTGTTGTTGCCAAATCTTTAGTTGGCGACACGCTTCCTGCAAAACCCACCACCCTAAATCGTCGATCAATCTAGTTTCTTCAGCAATAGGAATGAACCGATCGGGCGATATTAATCCTAAAGATGGATGATCCCAGCGCAGCAATGCTTCAAAACCACTTAGCTTACCTGTAGAGAGGCATACAATTGGCTGATAGTAAAGGCAAAATTCCTGTCTGGCGCTGGCGGTGCTTGAGCAAGGTAGCAAGTCGATCGCCCGTCTTAAGTCATTTTCCAGCTGCAACCGTGCCATCGCAAGTGTTTGCATTGTGGGATCGAAGACTTCGTAACGCCCTTTCCCTTTAGCTTTAGCGCGATACATTGCCGCATCTGCATCCCTGAGCGCGTCTTCTGGGCGATCGTATCCCGTGGTGCTGAGGATAATGCCAATACTTACTTCGGTGAACACTTTATAATCGTTTAATTGAAACGGCTGTTTTAATTCTTTTTGGATGCGATCGGCAACTTTAGTCGCTTCGCTTATATCTTTAATATCTGACAATAAAATAACAAACTCATCTCCCCCAAAACGCGCAACAGTATCTGTGTGACGCAAACAAGCTTGCAGTTTGCGGCTAACACTTTTCAGTAATTCATCGCCTAACAAATGTCCCAGGCTATCGTTTACTACTTTGAAGCGATCTAGATCGATGAATAGCACCGCATATAAATAATCTTGACGTTCGCGAGCAGCCTGGATCGCCTGTGCTAGCCTATTCATAAACCAAGCTCGGTTAGGCAGATCCGTCAGCGAATCTTGAAAGGCAAAACGCCCCAATTTTTCTTCCCTCTGCAATAGTTGAATTTGCGTTTTTTGAAGATCTTGCATAGCGTCTGTAAGTTCCGATGTTCGCTCAGCCACTCGTTGCTCTAACTCTTGTGTCAGCTTCTGCAATTCTGTTTCTGCTGAGATCCGCGCCGCAATTTCCTGTTTGAGAAGCTGATTTTGAGCTTCGAGCGTCTTCGTCAAAGAACGCAGTTTTAAATGCAGTTTTACTCTAGCCAAAACTTCTTCTTGCTGAAAAGGTTTGGTAATATAATCGACCGCCCCTATCGATAGACCTTTTATTTTGTTTATATTGTCGGTTAGCGCCGTCATAAAAATTACGGGAATATCTTTTGTTGCCACTGATGCTTTCAAACGACGACAGGTTTCAAAACCATCTATTCCTGGCATCATTATGTCTAACAGAATTAGGTTCGGCGATACCTCATTTAGCTTTTCTATCGCGCTTTCTCCATTTTCTGCCACTAACACTTTGAAGCCAGATGATTTCAAAAAACTAAACAGCAATTTGAGGTTAGCAGGATGGTCGTCAACAACTAGGATTAACTCTTGTTTTGGATTTTCCATTTTTATTTACTCGCTGATTATTAACAAATTATGTCAATAGGCTGTTTTAAATAGTTTTGTACCGCGTCTATTACGGGGATCGCACTCTGGCTAAGTTTATTTTCCTGACTTGCATCCCCATTCTTATCTATGCTAATTATCGTATCGGTAGATTTATCAGTAATTTCAATAACAGGCGTGCCATAATTGGGGTTATAACCAGCACCAGCATATTCTTTTTTTTACTCCAAAACTAATATAATTCACACTTGAAAAGTGCTGGAGTTGCCAAAAAAAGTAACTTGTTTTCCTCCTCATACCGTCTGGATTCCACAGATGGAAACGACGAATGGGTTCGATGCCGATCGCATTGACCGAGTGCGGCGTTTCCAAGTAAGTTTCTAAGTGCCGATCGACACTGGCGGTAACTTCGCGCCGCCATCGCGTGCTGACTTCCTTAACTGCTTTCTGGCCGTTGCGTAGCGAAAGCCACCCTGTCAAGCCTACAGCGCCAAAGATTTGCAGGGCAAATGGCATCACTAAAACAAGGCGTAGCGCCACTTTTCGTGGAATTTTTGCAATTTGATGCTCGCTTGTTAGAAGTGTCATGGGAGAGTTGTTTGTTTGGATGGTTTTGCTAGAAACAGTCGCTCGCCCTTGGCTATATAAAGCAAAAGCTAAAAAAATATTTTACTCTCTTAGCTTGACTCTTGGTGGGGGAAATTCATAATTTTTCAACTAAACTTAATATAAACATATAGGATTGAGTAATAAAATATATGATTGTCTTTTGTGAAAGCAATCTCTTTGAGACTGCTTCTCAATAGATATGATAAAATAAATAATTCTGCAAATTAATTTTATATCTTATTAAGAATCCTATCCTAAAAGCAATAATCATGTTTGATTAATAAATTATTTCGTTTAATTAAAAAATTTTTATCGCTCAGGGGCTGTGTACTAACTCAAGTTGCTACTTAGTATACGTATGTTGTTGCGATCGAGCGCTTCAGCGCAACAACATACGTATTTGCAGGTAAATGGCAATTTGAGTTACTTCTATAAATTAGACTTACACACAATTCAAATCAACTGAATTTATGCGTAAGCCTCTACCCTTGTAGCAGCGACTGCGCCCCATCAATCCAAATTTCTGTGCCGCTAATATGGCTGGAAGCGTCCGAAGCCAAAAATAGTACCAACTGTGCGACCTGTTCTGAAGTTCCCGGGTCTCCGTCAGTTAACGGTATTTCCCCTTCCGGAAACTCAACGGGTTCTTTAACTTTATCCAGGTTGCGTCGTTGCGTGTTTTCGTCTATATTCGTTTCGATCGCACCCGGACAGATGACATTCACGCGGACACCATGTTCCGCCAGTTCCAACGCCACCATTTTCGTAAATGCAACCTGTGCAGCTTTAGAACATGAATAGGCAGTGGCACCGGTATTGCTAAACATTCTAGTACCGTTAACCGACGAGGTAATAATAACCGAGCCGCCCTGCTTTTTAAGATAAGGTACGGCATATTTAACAGTTAAAAATGTTCCTTTGAGATTGACATTGATGGTTTTATCCCATTCTTCCGGCGTCAACTCTTCTAGCGGTGCCCAGACTCCATTGATACCTGCATTTGCAAAAACAATATCTAGCCGTCCCCATTTATCTACAATTTGCTGGATTGCTTTTTGCATCTCATCTGGCTGGGAAATATCCGCCAATAATGGGATCGCCTCGCCACCATTCCCCTCAATTTGAGCGACAATTTTACCAACTTCATCTCCTGTACGTCCCAGTGCGCCAATCTTTGCACCCTCTTTTGCCAGCAACGCAGCTGCTGCTTTACCAATTCCCGAACCGGCTCCCGTAATAAGTGCTACTCTTCCTGCTAGCTGCATATTTATCCTGCTTTGGTTAATGTTTTAAAACTATAGGAGCAGCTATATAGCTGCGTTTCAATATCATGTCCTCGCTATCGGTATTGCAATTCTTCCCAAGAGGGATAACTTTAAAGACAAAAGCCAAATTTTTCACCTTCGGTTTGGCCATTTCCTTACACTGCAACAACCACAAGCTAGGACTTTATCTAACAACAATCGGTTCTCATTTTAAGCAAAGCATAAGACTAAAGTTTTTTCGATCGGTCTGAAGGTAGAATTTGGCAAGCTTATCGAAAAAATCTCACTAATTTTCCAAATTTGACAAATTTTAGCTCATCCGATAGATGCGCTCTTATACCTGAAGGCAGTAAACCAGAAAATAAGTCGGAAACATTCAATTAAGAGCGAGAAGATGCGCCAACGTACCTCTACACAGAATAACCTTTCCCGGAAAAGAGCGGTGCCCATGAATTTAAAGACGATTTGGGGATTGCTGAAAGAAACTTTTGATGAATGGAATGAAGATAAAGCGTCGCGCTTGGCAGCAGCGTTAGCTTACTATACGGTGTTCTCGATCGCACCTCTGTTGATTATCGTCATTGCGATCGCAGGCTCTGTATTTGGTGAAGAAGCCGCCAGGGGTCAAATCGTTACCGAAATTCAAGGTTTGGTAGGCAGAAGCGGGGCGGAAGTGATCGAGACGGCAATTGAAAACGCTAACAAACCAGCGACTGGGACTATTGCTTCCATTATCAGCATCATCGCCCTACTCTTCGGCGCATCTGGCGTGTTTGGGGAACTGCAAGATGCCCTCAATACTATTTGGGAAGTGGCACCAAAACCAGATCTGGGCGTGAAAGGCTTCATTCGCAAACGCTTTTTGTCCTTCGCAATGGTGTTGGTAATTGGCTTTTTACTACTGGTATCGCTGATTATTAGCGCCGTATTAGCAGGACTTAACTCTTATTTAAGCAACTTGCTACCCGGTATTGACTTTGTGTGGCTGCTGGCCAACTTTGTCATCTCCTTCGGTGTGACTACGCTGCTGTTCGCGATGATTTATCGATTCTTGCCAGATGTCAAAATTGCATGGAGTGATGTTTGGATTGGTGCTGCTATTACGTCCCTACTGTTCTCCATCGGTAGGTTTCTACTGGGGATGTATTTGGGGAACGGCAGTTTTGGTTCGACTTACGGCGCAGCAGGTTCGATCGTAGTTATCCTGGCTTGGGTTTACTATGCTGCCCAAATTCTCTTTTTCGGCGCAGAGTTCACTCAAGTTTACGCGAGAAAATATGGCTCTCAAATTGTCCCCGATAAAAATGCGATAC is a window of Aerosakkonema funiforme FACHB-1375 DNA encoding:
- a CDS encoding nSTAND1 domain-containing NTPase is translated as MTNSSLPSCPFIPGPMITDPQFFVGRKTELEAITSRMTGAQPISINIVGKRSIGKSSLLYHFFQTYEQRVQNPNRYVGIYLDLQNSQCHDEIDFYHAVARQLFNQPKVRSQRSLTRPFQVTSFDRQAFSAVLGEWKRQGVLPVLCLDEFEALFHHPKQFDAGFFDNLRFLINGNSLMLVVASHRKLDFYGKRYNLTSSFFNLAYVLTLGELTEEEARELVSLPAKTGAPAALRNDEQRLARQWGGCHPYLLQLAGSLLWEARQQKQKVGWAKAKFEQQARRIPKGFWNITSSAKYFGKTVSGIALLILVVAVVVSLVKQTQVLEALQKVLGKW
- a CDS encoding two-component system response regulator translates to MENPKQELILVVDDHPANLKLLFSFLKSSGFKVLVAENGESAIEKLNEVSPNLILLDIMMPGIDGFETCRRLKASVATKDIPVIFMTALTDNINKIKGLSIGAVDYITKPFQQEEVLARVKLHLKLRSLTKTLEAQNQLLKQEIAARISAETELQKLTQELEQRVAERTSELTDAMQDLQKTQIQLLQREEKLGRFAFQDSLTDLPNRAWFMNRLAQAIQAARERQDYLYAVLFIDLDRFKVVNDSLGHLLGDELLKSVSRKLQACLRHTDTVARFGGDEFVILLSDIKDISEATKVADRIQKELKQPFQLNDYKVFTEVSIGIILSTTGYDRPEDALRDADAAMYRAKAKGKGRYEVFDPTMQTLAMARLQLENDLRRAIDLLPCSSTASARQEFCLYYQPIVCLSTGKLSGFEALLRWDHPSLGLISPDRFIPIAEETRLIDDLGWWVLQEACRQLKIWQQQFPQKPPLAINVNFSAVQIKQVDLLHRIEEILRESAIPITSLKLEITESCILETLDWEEKTLKQLKALGINLCIDDFGTGYSSLSRLHEFPIDTLKIDRSFVSRIASDKDDTQIVQTIVTLARSRGMDIVAEGIETLFQLQKLQELGCDFGQGYFISMPVDKETATELLARKQILQAVLQKETKT
- a CDS encoding SDR family oxidoreductase yields the protein MQLAGRVALITGAGSGIGKAAAALLAKEGAKIGALGRTGDEVGKIVAQIEGNGGEAIPLLADISQPDEMQKAIQQIVDKWGRLDIVFANAGINGVWAPLEELTPEEWDKTINVNLKGTFLTVKYAVPYLKKQGGSVIITSSVNGTRMFSNTGATAYSCSKAAQVAFTKMVALELAEHGVRVNVICPGAIETNIDENTQRRNLDKVKEPVEFPEGEIPLTDGDPGTSEQVAQLVLFLASDASSHISGTEIWIDGAQSLLQG
- a CDS encoding YihY/virulence factor BrkB family protein, which translates into the protein MNLKTIWGLLKETFDEWNEDKASRLAAALAYYTVFSIAPLLIIVIAIAGSVFGEEAARGQIVTEIQGLVGRSGAEVIETAIENANKPATGTIASIISIIALLFGASGVFGELQDALNTIWEVAPKPDLGVKGFIRKRFLSFAMVLVIGFLLLVSLIISAVLAGLNSYLSNLLPGIDFVWLLANFVISFGVTTLLFAMIYRFLPDVKIAWSDVWIGAAITSLLFSIGRFLLGMYLGNGSFGSTYGAAGSIVVILAWVYYAAQILFFGAEFTQVYARKYGSQIVPDKNAIPLTDEARRQQGIPRTNDLEAASESEQTNRSNRRMSKRSGWYGFLQRLGGKRKNRYR